DNA sequence from the Candidatus Kaistella beijingensis genome:
AACATTTCCAGAAACGGAAATGGTGTCTTTTCCTTCACGTCCTCTTTTCAAGGTTTCCAACATCGCGTCTTTCACATCCATAATTCTGATGTCAAGTCCGGTCAAGTCGTAACCTTTCAAATATTTTTCTACTTTTTTGATGATTTGCGAATCGTGCGCTCTTCCTTTATCCAACCAAAAAATAGCAGGAGTGTTGGAAAGTCTGGCTCTGTTTACCGCCAATTTTACCCAATCTTGAATTGGAGCGTCTTTCACCTGACACATTCTGAAAATATCGTCTTTCGAAACTTTTTGCTCCAGTAAAGTGTTGCCGTTTTCGTCCTCTACTTTCACGGTTCCTTCTGCAGTCATTTGGAAAGTTTTGTCGTGAGAGCCGTATTCTTCAGCTTTTTGCGCCATTAAACCAACATTCGGAACGGAGCCAAAAGTTTTCGGATCAATCGCACCGTTTGCTTTCATATCATCGATAATCGCTTCGTAGAAACCTGCGTAAGTTCTGTCCGGAATAATGCAAACAGTGTCCTCCTCTTTGCCTTCTTTGTTCCACATTTTTCCGCCTCCACGAACAAGCGCTGCCATTGAAGCATCTACAATCACATCCGAAGAAACGTGGAAATTCGTAATTCCTTGGTCAGAATTTACCATCGCGATTCTTGGTCCGTTCTCGATCGCTTTTTCAATATCTGCTTTTATTTCGGTCTCTTTCGGAGTTCCCGAAATTTTCTCGAAAAGTGTCGCCAAACCAAAGTTCGGATTGATATCTAACTCCGCGAAAGTATCTTTATATTTTTCAAAAACATCTTTAAAATAAGTTTCTACAATCGCCCCGAAAATAATAGGGTCAGAAACTTTCATCATGGTCGCTTTCAAATGTGCGGAAAGAAGTACATTTTTTTCTTTCGCTTCATCAATGGCTTCCTGCACGAATGATTTTAAGGTATTCACACTCAAAACCGAAGTATCAATAATTTCTCCTGCTTTCAAAGGTGCATAATCTTTCAAAACCTTCTCTGAACCATCATTTCCATAAAAAACAATTCTGAATTTTCCTTCGTTTTCAACCGTCATTGAATTTTCTGTTCCATAGAAATCTCCTGAATTCATGTGTGCCACAGAAGTTTTAGAATCT
Encoded proteins:
- a CDS encoding NADP-dependent isocitrate dehydrogenase → MSQAKIYYTLTDEAPMLATHSFLPIVKAFTNSANIEIEVPDISLAGRILANFPEFLNDDQKVPDYLAQLGELATKPEANIIKLPNISASVPQLEEAIAELQKHGFAVPNYPAEPKNDEEKAINAKYAKVLGSAVNPVLREGNSDRRAPKSVKDYAKANPHKMGVWNADSKTSVAHMNSGDFYGTENSMTVENEGKFRIVFYGNDGSEKVLKDYAPLKAGEIIDTSVLSVNTLKSFVQEAIDEAKEKNVLLSAHLKATMMKVSDPIIFGAIVETYFKDVFEKYKDTFAELDINPNFGLATLFEKISGTPKETEIKADIEKAIENGPRIAMVNSDQGITNFHVSSDVIVDASMAALVRGGGKMWNKEGKEEDTVCIIPDRTYAGFYEAIIDDMKANGAIDPKTFGSVPNVGLMAQKAEEYGSHDKTFQMTAEGTVKVEDENGNTLLEQKVSKDDIFRMCQVKDAPIQDWVKLAVNRARLSNTPAIFWLDKGRAHDSQIIKKVEKYLKGYDLTGLDIRIMDVKDAMLETLKRGREGKDTISVSGNVLRDYLTDMFPILELGTSAKMLSIVPLMNGGGLFETGAGGSAPKHIEQFIEEGYLRWDSLGEFLALQASLEHLSQTQDNPKAKVLSDALDTANAKFLATDKSPARKVGGIDNRGSHFYLAMYWAGALANQTADAEIAEKFKPIAAAMQENEAKINDELIGAQGKPQDIGGYYQPNFAKTDAAMRPSLTLDSIVNGI